The Bacillota bacterium DNA segment TGATTGGGAACTGTTGCAAGGGAGATAAGCAGCTCAGGAGAGGAGAAAGACTGTGGCACTAGATCGCGAATTGGCACTGGAATTAGTACGGGTTACCGAGGCGGCTGCCATCGCCTGCGGACGTTGGATGGGACGGGGAGAAAAAGAAGCCGCGGACGGAGCGGCAGTGGCGGCCATGCGGACTGTGTTCGATTTGATCAATATTGACGGTACAGTGGTTATCGGCGAGGGTGAGCTGGATGAGGCGCCCATGCTTTACATCGGCGAACGGTTGGGCAACGGGCACCCGCCCAAGGTGGATGTAGCTGTGGATCCACTGGAAGGGACCAACATCTTGGCTAAAGGGCTGCCTAACGCAATTGCAGTGGTGGGGGTGGCCGAGGAAGGTTGTTTTCTGCACGCACCGGACGTCTATATGGAGAAAATTGCCGTGGGTAAGTGGGCCAAAGGTAAGATCGACCTTGATGCTCCGGTGATCGACAATCTTGCCGCCGTGGCCAAGGGAACGGGTAAAGACATTCGGGACCTGATTGTGGTGGTGCTGGACCGACCTCGCAATGCCGACCTAATCGCTCAGATTAAAGCTGCCGGGGCTCGGCTGCGGCTTATTTCCGACGGCGATGTGGCGCCGGCCATTGCCACCGGTATCAACGAGGAAGGTCCGGATATGGTATGGGGTATCGGGGGTGCGCCGGAAGGTGTGTTGTCGGCAGCAGCGCTGAAATGCTTAGGCGGGGAAATGCAGGCGCGGCTAAAACCCATGAGTCCGGCCGAATTGGAACGCTGCCAGCGGATGGGGATCACCCAGATAGATAAACTACTCTCCATGGAGGATCTGGTCTGCGGCGAAGAAGTGATGTGCGCCGTCACCGGCATTACCGACGGAGATTTGCTGGA contains these protein-coding regions:
- the glpX gene encoding class II fructose-bisphosphatase yields the protein MALDRELALELVRVTEAAAIACGRWMGRGEKEAADGAAVAAMRTVFDLINIDGTVVIGEGELDEAPMLYIGERLGNGHPPKVDVAVDPLEGTNILAKGLPNAIAVVGVAEEGCFLHAPDVYMEKIAVGKWAKGKIDLDAPVIDNLAAVAKGTGKDIRDLIVVVLDRPRNADLIAQIKAAGARLRLISDGDVAPAIATGINEEGPDMVWGIGGAPEGVLSAAALKCLGGEMQARLKPMSPAELERCQRMGITQIDKLLSMEDLVCGEEVMCAVTGITDGDLLEGVRYKGNEVRTNSLVMRATTGTVRFIKAIHDMARKPYQLPEDN